In the genome of Enterococcus sp. DIV2402, the window TACTTTAACCAAAGGCATCGCTAAAGGGCTTGGCATTGAGCAAATGATTAAAAGTCCAACCTATACGATTATTCGTGAGTACGAAGCAGGTCGATTGCCTTTATATCACATGGATGTTTATCGTGTAGAGCATGGTGCAAGTGAGTTAGGTCTGGATGAATATTTTGAAGGAGACGGTTTATCGGTGATTGAATGGGGAAATCTTTTGGCTGATGCCTTACCTGTTGATTACTTAGAATTAGTTTTAGAAAAAGATTCACAGGATGAAAATAAACGATTGGTTACACTGACATCATTTGGCAAACAAGGAGAAAGCTTTAAGCAACGAATTCTTGAAAAGTGGGAACAACT includes:
- the tsaE gene encoding tRNA (adenosine(37)-N6)-threonylcarbamoyltransferase complex ATPase subunit type 1 TsaE, with product MIVLENVEQTATFAQLIGEVAQASDNLVLTGDLGAGKTTLTKGIAKGLGIEQMIKSPTYTIIREYEAGRLPLYHMDVYRVEHGASELGLDEYFEGDGLSVIEWGNLLADALPVDYLELVLEKDSQDENKRLVTLTSFGKQGESFKQRILEKWEQL